The Paenibacillus sp. RC334 nucleotide sequence GTGGTGGGAACGGTGAATTTTCCATACAACGTATGAAAAAGTGGGATATGATAATTGCTTTTGGGTTTCCACAATTCAATCACCACCAGGTGATTTTCGCGAAAAAAAGAACATTCCCCTAATGCGTTGTCACTCAACAATTTGGTGGCAAGAATCCGCTTTCCATCTTCCATATATCAATTCGTTTCTTTACTCTTCTGATCTTTTTTCTTCAGCTCTTCTGGTATTGGTTTAGCGCCAAATACTGTTTTTTCATTTTTGGTAGATTCGTCAGCGTATTTCCCCAGTTTTACATTTAAAGCTCTTGCCAATCTCTTGTCCATTTCCGTTCCCCTCCTTTCCATAAAGGAAGAATGCTGAAAGCTTGTATAGCTAAAGATAAGCATATTATGTGTGATTGTATAAAGAAATTCAATGCACAAAACAAAATACATACCGCTTTATAATATTTATGTTTAGTAGTTTTGTTAATATAAATAAAATGATTAGGCGCATAAATGACAAACACTAATAATGAACAAGCACTAATAATAAAAATCGTTGGCACATTCAAAGCGATGAAAGGTATAGTTACACATATTGCCGTTGTAAAACAGACACATAACGTAAGATTGCGGAAGTGTGCCCCTCCTGAAAATCTCCTCATAAACATAATAGTACCCAGTGCTAATAACGCTCCTAAAAAGTGCCCTGCCATCCAGCCTACTACTGCTACTAGGAATACCGCAGAAACTTCAGTGATTTTTATACCAAGCGCATATTCCATCACTTCTACACTTGTCGGACCATCGGGGTCAGCTTTTTTTATTTCTGTTGCGATGTGCCTCGATAGCGCTTCTAGCATCCTCGTAATCCCCCCGATCTGAAAAGAAATAGGACAATCCGAAAGTAAACAATGAAATGGAAAGTAATCCTATTGTATTAGAGTTATAAAGCATATATAAAGTAATAGAGATAGTGACCGCTGATATTAGCGCACCTATAATTAACATCTTATTTAGGGATGAGAAATAATTTTCACCTCTTAAAAAATCGTGTGGAGGCTGAATTATAAACGAGAATCCTAAGTTATATTTCCCCATAACAAAAGAAATCAAATATGCAATAATGATAGAAGATACCTGAATAAAGTAAACAGAAAACCCAGAAGTGTAATTGATAACACCCGGTTGTGCTACTCCGAAAAAATTCGCAAATAGATATACAAATAGCTGTAGGTTAATGTAGGCTGTTAGACCAGAACCTGCAGAAAAAGCCGCAAGATGTGTTTTGATCCCTAAACCGAATCTAAAAAAGATAACCATAAACAAATATTGAAACGGCAAATCTAATTTAGGCACACCTATAACTACCCTCATTAGAAAAGAAAACAAAGCTATGCCAATTGTGTAAAATAGTATTTTTCTACGATATTCCCAGACGGGAAGCATATAAAGCTTTAAGACCAAAGTAACAACGGCCAAAGCATCGAATACCCCAAGTAAAATATACAAAAAAGCAGATAACACAGATACACCATCCTCCTATTTAGCCTGCTGTAATTGTATATTTTACTCGGGTTAGTAGCAATGCAATAACCTAGTAAACTGGTAATTTTTGTCCTCATGTAAGGTATATTTTTGGGGTTGTGTTAATTAATCCGTTTACGAGTAATTGATTCATTGCTCTAAAATCCATTGCTCCAAGAATGTTCTCGTTTCACGAGCTGGATAATACCATTTACCGCCGATTTTTCTTTTTGGAAATCTAGGATCATAGAAAAATGTTCCCAGTATCGTATTCCAACTCATACAAGTCTTTTTCTTTAATTCATTTGTATCCCAAAATACATATTCAGCATCAACTACTTTCACCAACTCCGAAATTTTCTTCAATATAATTTTTTTCGCTTCCTTTTCATCTACACTAATCTCAATCAAAATCCTCGTCCCTTTTTTGTAGAATGCAAAACTAATTAATGAACGCAAAAAAAATTCTCGGATATGTGCCGAGGAATCGTTTTAACAAAAATTATCTTTCACATGCCACTCCATCACGATTCAGCTTCATACTCAACTAAACCGCATGTTAACTTAAACCTTTGTGAACAAATTAAAGCTCCCTGGTAACCACATTTGCTTATGATAACCTCTATTTTTCCATTAATTTATTGAATATCTCTCTATCTTTGGAAGTAAAGTCGGAAATCCGTTTCTTTTGCTCGTATGTGTTGGTACTTGAATCCAATTTAATGAAGCTATTTTCACCGACCAAATACACAATATTTTTTTTATCTTATATGACACAATATTATCAACAGCTTTTCCCAGTGGATCAGCAAGATGATTATAAAGTATTAAAGGGTAGTGCGGCCCCCCTCTAAAAATTTGAAAAGTCCCGTCACCAAAATATTCTACGGTATCTTTGCCTGATGGGTATTTATACTTCGTATTATCCCCAGAATTCACCAGGAAAATTAGAGTAGTAGTTGTAACTAGTATAGCAATCAAGATAATGATGTATCTACGCTTCATCTGCGATTTATTCCTCACTTCCAAGCTTTTCTTGTATCAGTTACTGTTACATGAGACGTATACTCATTTAGTGTTCCCCATGATTCCATTAAATTTGTTAGGTTTGCTGCAGCCCAACCAAGTTTGTTGTCCCCAGTAAACATTTGTTTAAAATTATACTCAAATTATAGACATCAGAATACGTTGTAGTAATTTTCCATTGCCCGTCAACGTAATTTCCATTTATTTTATAATACATGTTGTGAAAAGCATTATATAAATCTCTATCACTTTCTAATCCCTCAGATCCATTATATGAAAAACTTTTAATTTTATTAGCGTTAGCTTTTTTGACTGCGGCATTAACTATTGCGATGTGCTCTTTAGATTTTTTAACTTGCTGCGCCTCATATGACCATTCGTTAAAGTATAAATTTCCTGGTTTGTAATCAAGTGAATGTTGAAGTAAATTGGCTGTGATGTCTCCGTACTTCTTTCTAGCTATAGGAACAGCTACTAATGTAAATGCTTTACGATCAGGATAATGTATTACAGTGTCTGTCGAATCTTTTACCTGTTCTACACCTCGCACCCAAGCCTTTTCTAGTTCTACAAGAGGATTTTCAAACGGAAAAGTATTATTTCCTGCATACACTAACATATTCTT carries:
- a CDS encoding accessory gene regulator B family protein; the protein is MLEALSRHIATEIKKADPDGPTSVEVMEYALGIKITEVSAVFLVAVVGWMAGHFLGALLALGTIMFMRRFSGGAHFRNLTLCVCFTTAICVTIPFIALNVPTIFIISACSLLVFVIYAPNHFIYINKTTKHKYYKAVCILFCALNFFIQSHIICLSLAIQAFSILPLWKGGERKWTRDWQEL
- a CDS encoding group-specific protein, with protein sequence MIEISVDEKEAKKIILKKISELVKVVDAEYVFWDTNELKKKTCMSWNTILGTFFYDPRFPKRKIGGKWYYPARETRTFLEQWILEQ